One genomic segment of Hemibagrus wyckioides isolate EC202008001 linkage group LG08, SWU_Hwy_1.0, whole genome shotgun sequence includes these proteins:
- the shank2b gene encoding SH3 and multiple ankyrin repeat domains protein 2b isoform X3, with product MMRRSGMMKPHYSVALVRMTAACTNGRCARKFLHSDCVIDEKTVVLQKKDNEGFGFVLRGAKADTPIEEFTPTPAFPALQYLESVDEGGVAWQAGLRTGDFLIEVNKDNVVKVGHKQVVNMIRHGGNHLIIKVVTVSRNPDPDDTARKKAPAPPRRAPSTALSTRSKSMTSELEDLDKVEEVVPPQKPVWDNANVDVRVAAVKPRPTSRCFAVAPEMNSLCNSQDISVDSPSVTATPKGPFLGIPKGTIRRQTSIGVTEEEKQFLTPPMLKFTRSLSMPDTSEDIPPPPAISPPSPPHNNAPTPAGHGYGTIRPGFTPQSPTVNNAPSERTEASLGSGWRDQGMYYRENSEQYDAENYSNSPTAQQSLHMRRAQVPENPYSDVGKMANAALFVPNKPARRKGMLVKQSNVEDSPEKTCSIPIPTIIIKEPSTSSSGKSSQGSSMEIETTTPDHPGQLRPEDSLGSGSPFATAMASSTVREKRLEVHRNSPSFRSTDAGDEDVAPAPTPRLRHSKSIDEGMFSSDERLRRLMAPPSSLLSIPRGGGNVTDFNSPEPTMVREVLNTRTGQSPISLPAHKTYSSGSGNYVHPVTGKPLDPNSPLALALAARDRAMREQSQPMPLKSDQLKLDLNKPLFIDTKLRPSVEVSFSSTATMGRPRGGLRRQMTESKYETESKFQLDLGKPEKRPEEKKNMMIDIVDTSQKKSAGLLMVHTTDGAKTEENSLSEGERDEDVCPDSTPGELRDPNQPAPAKPATPKPLSAVPPKTMISVSSVDEPVKLPFGIPPPPLASVDIDEEFVFAEPLPPPLEFANSFDIPEDQSGALNVLLKQKSNGMSGPSLAPYYTHLTTSNSRDQEIKRSTVLTNCTPPSFPTGPLEPYEPIIDSGIEVDSRSSGDPQLETTSTVSTVSSISTLSSEGGETLDTCMVYADGQAFLVDRAQVLPKPKAKYAVNKSNALYKDALNEETISSFRVPSSIPPPPLGTAPPEPLKTPTQRTSKLWGEPLDLKNPHGPETKPQGFTEINSVLQHVSKDKAPKPGEALDSPPGCRTHFGLRNQDGVSLISGTQPNPGVSFTNQPGPNVPVPSPCRQAESLHHHHHPSSPSITSPPPILSCSSSSSSLPAVSTSSSVQGRSRSPSPLSFLQAASGKPFATKAVLSWTKEDVADWLESLNLAEHRDAFLENDIEGTHLPSLQKQDLIDLGVTRVGHRMNIERALKLLLDR from the exons GTTAACAAGGACAACGTGGTGAAGGTGGGCCACAAACAGGTGGTTAATATGATCCGTCACGGGGGAAATCATCTCATCATCAAAGTCGTGACTGTCAGCAGAAATCCTGATCCTGATGATACGGCACGAAAAAAAG CTCCGGCCCCTCCAAGGAGAGCCCCATCCACTGCACTGTCCACACGCTCCAAATCCATGACCTCAGAACTGGAGGACTTGG ATAAAGTGGAGGAGGTTGTCCCACCCCAGAAACCGGTGTGGGACAATGCGAACGTGGACGTGAGGGTGGCAGCTGTTAAACCACGCCCCACAAGCAGGTGCTTTGCTGTGGCCCCAGAAATGAAT TCACTGTGCAACAGCCAGGATATATCAGTGGATTCCCCATCGGTAACAGCAACTCCTAAAGGCCCGTTCTTGGGAATACCAAAAGGAACCATCCGCAGACAGACATCGATAG GGGTAactgaagaagaaaagcagTTCCTCACTCCTCCTATGTTAAAATTTACAAGAAGCCTATCAATGCCTGACACATCAGAGGACATTCCCCCACCACCAGCTATTTCCCCTCCATCTCCTCCCCACAACAATGCACCCACACCTGCTGGACATGGTTATGGCACAATCCGACCAGGCTTCACCCCTCAAAGTCCTACTGTGAACAATGCTCCTTCAGAAAGAACAGAGGCAAGCCTTGGTTCAGGTTGGAGAGACCAAGGAATGTATTACAGAGAAAACTCTGAACAGTACGATGCAGAAAACTACAGCAACAGTCCAACTGCTCAGCAGAGCCTTCATATGCGCCGGGCTCAGGTTCCTGAGAACCCATACTCGGATGTTGGAAAAATGGCTAATGCTGCTCTGTTTGTTCCAAACAAGCCTGCACGGAGAAAGGGCATGCTTGTGAAACAGTCTAATGTAGAGGACAGCCCAGAGAAGACCTGCTCCATCCCTATACCCACCATTATTATCAAGGAGCCCTCCACCAGCAGCAGTGGAAAGAGCAGCCAGGGCAGCAGTATGGAGATTGAGACGACTACACCCGACCACCCGGGCCAGCTCCGCCCAGAGGACAGCCTCGGTTCAGGAAGCCCTTTTGCAACTGCCATGGCTTCTAGTACGGTCAGGGAAAAACGGCTGGAGGTTCACAGAAATTCCCCATCTTTCAGATCCACGGATGCTGGTGATGAGGATGTGGCTCCCGCTCCTACCCCTCGTTTGCGACACTCAAAATCCATTGATGAAGGCATGTTTAGCAGCGATGAGCGTCTGCGCCGGCTCATGGCTCCCCCTTCCTCCCTGCTCAGCATTCCTCGAGGAGGGGGTAACGTGACCGACTTCAACAGCCCAGAACCCACCATGGTGCGGGAGGTACTCAACACAAGAACAGGTCAGAGTCCCATCAGCCTGCCAGCTCACAAGACCTACAGCTCAGGGAGCGGTAACTATGTTCACCCTGTCACTGGAAAACCGCTAGACCCCAATTCTCCATTAGCCTTAGCATTAGCTGCCAGAGACCGGGCCATGAGAGAGCAGTCACAGCCTATGCCACTTAAGAGTGACCAATTAAAACTGGACCTAAACAAGCCCCTTTTCATTGACACAAAACTCCGGCCCAGTGTCGAAGTGAGTTTTTCCAGCACTGCCACCATGGGCAGGCCACGGGGAGGCCTGCGGAGACAGATGACAGAGTCCAAGTATGAGACTGAGTCCAAGTTTCAGCTGGACCTGGGCAAGCCTGAGAAAAGGCCAGAGGAAAAGAAGAACATGATGATTGACATCGTGGACACATCCCAAAAGAAGTCAGCAGGGCTTCTTATGGTCCATACAACAGATGGGGCCAAAACTGAGGAGAACAGTCTGtcggaaggagagagagatgaggatgTTTGTCCTGACAGCACACCTGGGGAGCTTCGTGATCCCAATCAGCCAGCTCCTGCAAAGCCTGCAACACCAAAGCCTCTCTCTGCTGTGCCACCAAAAACCATGATCTCTGTCAGCTCTGTAGATGAGCCTGTCAAACTCCCCTTTGGTATCCCTCCACCACCTCTAGCGTCTGTTGACATCGATGAGGAGTTTGTGTTTGCTGAGCCTCTGCCTCCTCCATTAGAGTTTGCCAACAGTTTTGACATCCCAGAAGATCAATCAGGGGCACTCAATGTGCTACTCAAACAGAAATCCAACGGCATGAGTGGACCATCACTTGCTCCCTATTATACCCATTTAACCACAAGCAACTCCCGAGATCAGGAGATCAAGAGATCAACAGTTCTCACTAACTGCACACCTCCCAGTTTTCCTACAGGACCTCTGGAACCCTATGAGCCCATTATTGACTCAGGCATTGAAGTGGACAGCCGGAGCAGTGGAGACCCCCAACTGGAGACCACGAGTACGGTCTCCACTGTATCCAGCATCTCCACCTTATCGTCAGAAGGAGGAGAGACCCTGGACACTTGCATGGTCTATGCAGACGGTCAGGCCTTTTTGGTGGACAGGGCACAGGTTCTGCCCAAGCCTAAAGCCAAGTATGCCGTCAACAAGAGCAACGCACTTTACAAGGACGCCTTAAATGAGGAGACCATAAGCTCTTTCAGGGTGCCCTCCTCAATCCCCCCACCACCCCTGGGAACCGCCCCACCAGAGCCTCTAAAAACCCCAACACAAAGAACCTCAAAGCTTTGGGGTGAACCTCTGGATCTGAAAAACCCCCATGGACCAGAGACAAAACCCCAAGGCTTTACTGAAATAAACTCTGTTCTGCAACATGTCAGCAAAGACAAAGCACCAAAGCCAGGGGAAGCGCTAGACTCTCCCCCAGGATGTAGAACTCACTTTGGATTGAG AAATCAGGACGGTGTGTCCCTCATCTCAGGAACTCAGCCGAACCCCGGTGTGTCCTTCACCAATCAGCCCGGCCCGAACGTGCCTGTGCCATCACCGTGCCGACAGGCTGAGAGTTtgcatcatcaccaccatccctCAAGCCCAAGTATCACATCCCCTCCTCCAATTCTGAGTtgctcatcatcctcctcctctctaCCTGCGGTGAGCACCTCGTCCTCTGTACAGGGCCGAAGTCGCTCACCTTCGCCACTCTCGTTCCTCCAGGCTGCCTCCGGCAAGCCATTCGCCACCAAGGCAGTGCTTTCATGGACAAAAGAGGATGTGGCTGACTGGCTGGAAAGCCTCAACCTGGCCGAGCACAGAGATGCCTTCCTGGAGAACGACATAGAGGGCACACACCTGCCCAGCCTGCAGAAACAGGACCTAATTGACCTGGGAGTGACGCGCGTTGGTCATCGCATGAATATCGAGCGAGCACTCAAGCTGTTGCTCGACAGATGA
- the shank2b gene encoding SH3 and multiple ankyrin repeat domains protein 2b isoform X2: MDEIPRIRKKVHFGDARADRSERRKLFRHYTVGSYDSFDASSDCVIDEKTVVLQKKDNEGFGFVLRGAKADTPIEEFTPTPAFPALQYLESVDEGGVAWQAGLRTGDFLIEVNKDNVVKVGHKQVVNMIRHGGNHLIIKVVTVSRNPDPDDTARKKAPAPPRRAPSTALSTRSKSMTSELEDLDKVEEVVPPQKPVWDNANVDVRVAAVKPRPTSRCFAVAPEMNSLCNSQDISVDSPSVTATPKGPFLGIPKGTIRRQTSIGVTEEEKQFLTPPMLKFTRSLSMPDTSEDIPPPPAISPPSPPHNNAPTPAGHGYGTIRPGFTPQSPTVNNAPSERTEASLGSGWRDQGMYYRENSEQYDAENYSNSPTAQQSLHMRRAQVPENPYSDVGKMANAALFVPNKPARRKGMLVKQSNVEDSPEKTCSIPIPTIIIKEPSTSSSGKSSQGSSMEIETTTPDHPGQLRPEDSLGSGSPFATAMASSTVREKRLEVHRNSPSFRSTDAGDEDVAPAPTPRLRHSKSIDEGMFSSDERLRRLMAPPSSLLSIPRGGGNVTDFNSPEPTMVREVLNTRTGQSPISLPAHKTYSSGSGNYVHPVTGKPLDPNSPLALALAARDRAMREQSQPMPLKSDQLKLDLNKPLFIDTKLRPSVEVSFSSTATMGRPRGGLRRQMTESKYETESKFQLDLGKPEKRPEEKKNMMIDIVDTSQKKSAGLLMVHTTDGAKTEENSLSEGERDEDVCPDSTPGELRDPNQPAPAKPATPKPLSAVPPKTMISVSSVDEPVKLPFGIPPPPLASVDIDEEFVFAEPLPPPLEFANSFDIPEDQSGALNVLLKQKSNGMSGPSLAPYYTHLTTSNSRDQEIKRSTVLTNCTPPSFPTGPLEPYEPIIDSGIEVDSRSSGDPQLETTSTVSTVSSISTLSSEGGETLDTCMVYADGQAFLVDRAQVLPKPKAKYAVNKSNALYKDALNEETISSFRVPSSIPPPPLGTAPPEPLKTPTQRTSKLWGEPLDLKNPHGPETKPQGFTEINSVLQHVSKDKAPKPGEALDSPPGCRTHFGLRNQDGVSLISGTQPNPGVSFTNQPGPNVPVPSPCRQAESLHHHHHPSSPSITSPPPILSCSSSSSSLPAVSTSSSVQGRSRSPSPLSFLQAASGKPFATKAVLSWTKEDVADWLESLNLAEHRDAFLENDIEGTHLPSLQKQDLIDLGVTRVGHRMNIERALKLLLDR, from the exons GTTAACAAGGACAACGTGGTGAAGGTGGGCCACAAACAGGTGGTTAATATGATCCGTCACGGGGGAAATCATCTCATCATCAAAGTCGTGACTGTCAGCAGAAATCCTGATCCTGATGATACGGCACGAAAAAAAG CTCCGGCCCCTCCAAGGAGAGCCCCATCCACTGCACTGTCCACACGCTCCAAATCCATGACCTCAGAACTGGAGGACTTGG ATAAAGTGGAGGAGGTTGTCCCACCCCAGAAACCGGTGTGGGACAATGCGAACGTGGACGTGAGGGTGGCAGCTGTTAAACCACGCCCCACAAGCAGGTGCTTTGCTGTGGCCCCAGAAATGAAT TCACTGTGCAACAGCCAGGATATATCAGTGGATTCCCCATCGGTAACAGCAACTCCTAAAGGCCCGTTCTTGGGAATACCAAAAGGAACCATCCGCAGACAGACATCGATAG GGGTAactgaagaagaaaagcagTTCCTCACTCCTCCTATGTTAAAATTTACAAGAAGCCTATCAATGCCTGACACATCAGAGGACATTCCCCCACCACCAGCTATTTCCCCTCCATCTCCTCCCCACAACAATGCACCCACACCTGCTGGACATGGTTATGGCACAATCCGACCAGGCTTCACCCCTCAAAGTCCTACTGTGAACAATGCTCCTTCAGAAAGAACAGAGGCAAGCCTTGGTTCAGGTTGGAGAGACCAAGGAATGTATTACAGAGAAAACTCTGAACAGTACGATGCAGAAAACTACAGCAACAGTCCAACTGCTCAGCAGAGCCTTCATATGCGCCGGGCTCAGGTTCCTGAGAACCCATACTCGGATGTTGGAAAAATGGCTAATGCTGCTCTGTTTGTTCCAAACAAGCCTGCACGGAGAAAGGGCATGCTTGTGAAACAGTCTAATGTAGAGGACAGCCCAGAGAAGACCTGCTCCATCCCTATACCCACCATTATTATCAAGGAGCCCTCCACCAGCAGCAGTGGAAAGAGCAGCCAGGGCAGCAGTATGGAGATTGAGACGACTACACCCGACCACCCGGGCCAGCTCCGCCCAGAGGACAGCCTCGGTTCAGGAAGCCCTTTTGCAACTGCCATGGCTTCTAGTACGGTCAGGGAAAAACGGCTGGAGGTTCACAGAAATTCCCCATCTTTCAGATCCACGGATGCTGGTGATGAGGATGTGGCTCCCGCTCCTACCCCTCGTTTGCGACACTCAAAATCCATTGATGAAGGCATGTTTAGCAGCGATGAGCGTCTGCGCCGGCTCATGGCTCCCCCTTCCTCCCTGCTCAGCATTCCTCGAGGAGGGGGTAACGTGACCGACTTCAACAGCCCAGAACCCACCATGGTGCGGGAGGTACTCAACACAAGAACAGGTCAGAGTCCCATCAGCCTGCCAGCTCACAAGACCTACAGCTCAGGGAGCGGTAACTATGTTCACCCTGTCACTGGAAAACCGCTAGACCCCAATTCTCCATTAGCCTTAGCATTAGCTGCCAGAGACCGGGCCATGAGAGAGCAGTCACAGCCTATGCCACTTAAGAGTGACCAATTAAAACTGGACCTAAACAAGCCCCTTTTCATTGACACAAAACTCCGGCCCAGTGTCGAAGTGAGTTTTTCCAGCACTGCCACCATGGGCAGGCCACGGGGAGGCCTGCGGAGACAGATGACAGAGTCCAAGTATGAGACTGAGTCCAAGTTTCAGCTGGACCTGGGCAAGCCTGAGAAAAGGCCAGAGGAAAAGAAGAACATGATGATTGACATCGTGGACACATCCCAAAAGAAGTCAGCAGGGCTTCTTATGGTCCATACAACAGATGGGGCCAAAACTGAGGAGAACAGTCTGtcggaaggagagagagatgaggatgTTTGTCCTGACAGCACACCTGGGGAGCTTCGTGATCCCAATCAGCCAGCTCCTGCAAAGCCTGCAACACCAAAGCCTCTCTCTGCTGTGCCACCAAAAACCATGATCTCTGTCAGCTCTGTAGATGAGCCTGTCAAACTCCCCTTTGGTATCCCTCCACCACCTCTAGCGTCTGTTGACATCGATGAGGAGTTTGTGTTTGCTGAGCCTCTGCCTCCTCCATTAGAGTTTGCCAACAGTTTTGACATCCCAGAAGATCAATCAGGGGCACTCAATGTGCTACTCAAACAGAAATCCAACGGCATGAGTGGACCATCACTTGCTCCCTATTATACCCATTTAACCACAAGCAACTCCCGAGATCAGGAGATCAAGAGATCAACAGTTCTCACTAACTGCACACCTCCCAGTTTTCCTACAGGACCTCTGGAACCCTATGAGCCCATTATTGACTCAGGCATTGAAGTGGACAGCCGGAGCAGTGGAGACCCCCAACTGGAGACCACGAGTACGGTCTCCACTGTATCCAGCATCTCCACCTTATCGTCAGAAGGAGGAGAGACCCTGGACACTTGCATGGTCTATGCAGACGGTCAGGCCTTTTTGGTGGACAGGGCACAGGTTCTGCCCAAGCCTAAAGCCAAGTATGCCGTCAACAAGAGCAACGCACTTTACAAGGACGCCTTAAATGAGGAGACCATAAGCTCTTTCAGGGTGCCCTCCTCAATCCCCCCACCACCCCTGGGAACCGCCCCACCAGAGCCTCTAAAAACCCCAACACAAAGAACCTCAAAGCTTTGGGGTGAACCTCTGGATCTGAAAAACCCCCATGGACCAGAGACAAAACCCCAAGGCTTTACTGAAATAAACTCTGTTCTGCAACATGTCAGCAAAGACAAAGCACCAAAGCCAGGGGAAGCGCTAGACTCTCCCCCAGGATGTAGAACTCACTTTGGATTGAG AAATCAGGACGGTGTGTCCCTCATCTCAGGAACTCAGCCGAACCCCGGTGTGTCCTTCACCAATCAGCCCGGCCCGAACGTGCCTGTGCCATCACCGTGCCGACAGGCTGAGAGTTtgcatcatcaccaccatccctCAAGCCCAAGTATCACATCCCCTCCTCCAATTCTGAGTtgctcatcatcctcctcctctctaCCTGCGGTGAGCACCTCGTCCTCTGTACAGGGCCGAAGTCGCTCACCTTCGCCACTCTCGTTCCTCCAGGCTGCCTCCGGCAAGCCATTCGCCACCAAGGCAGTGCTTTCATGGACAAAAGAGGATGTGGCTGACTGGCTGGAAAGCCTCAACCTGGCCGAGCACAGAGATGCCTTCCTGGAGAACGACATAGAGGGCACACACCTGCCCAGCCTGCAGAAACAGGACCTAATTGACCTGGGAGTGACGCGCGTTGGTCATCGCATGAATATCGAGCGAGCACTCAAGCTGTTGCTCGACAGATGA
- the shank2b gene encoding SH3 and multiple ankyrin repeat domains protein 2b isoform X5, protein MMCEYPFMNKNRMFFYVKATLRKKKDKVEEVVPPQKPVWDNANVDVRVAAVKPRPTSRCFAVAPEMNSLCNSQDISVDSPSVTATPKGPFLGIPKGTIRRQTSIGVTEEEKQFLTPPMLKFTRSLSMPDTSEDIPPPPAISPPSPPHNNAPTPAGHGYGTIRPGFTPQSPTVNNAPSERTEASLGSGWRDQGMYYRENSEQYDAENYSNSPTAQQSLHMRRAQVPENPYSDVGKMANAALFVPNKPARRKGMLVKQSNVEDSPEKTCSIPIPTIIIKEPSTSSSGKSSQGSSMEIETTTPDHPGQLRPEDSLGSGSPFATAMASSTVREKRLEVHRNSPSFRSTDAGDEDVAPAPTPRLRHSKSIDEGMFSSDERLRRLMAPPSSLLSIPRGGGNVTDFNSPEPTMVREVLNTRTGQSPISLPAHKTYSSGSGNYVHPVTGKPLDPNSPLALALAARDRAMREQSQPMPLKSDQLKLDLNKPLFIDTKLRPSVEVSFSSTATMGRPRGGLRRQMTESKYETESKFQLDLGKPEKRPEEKKNMMIDIVDTSQKKSAGLLMVHTTDGAKTEENSLSEGERDEDVCPDSTPGELRDPNQPAPAKPATPKPLSAVPPKTMISVSSVDEPVKLPFGIPPPPLASVDIDEEFVFAEPLPPPLEFANSFDIPEDQSGALNVLLKQKSNGMSGPSLAPYYTHLTTSNSRDQEIKRSTVLTNCTPPSFPTGPLEPYEPIIDSGIEVDSRSSGDPQLETTSTVSTVSSISTLSSEGGETLDTCMVYADGQAFLVDRAQVLPKPKAKYAVNKSNALYKDALNEETISSFRVPSSIPPPPLGTAPPEPLKTPTQRTSKLWGEPLDLKNPHGPETKPQGFTEINSVLQHVSKDKAPKPGEALDSPPGCRTHFGLRNQDGVSLISGTQPNPGVSFTNQPGPNVPVPSPCRQAESLHHHHHPSSPSITSPPPILSCSSSSSSLPAVSTSSSVQGRSRSPSPLSFLQAASGKPFATKAVLSWTKEDVADWLESLNLAEHRDAFLENDIEGTHLPSLQKQDLIDLGVTRVGHRMNIERALKLLLDR, encoded by the exons ATGATGTGCGAATATCCGTTCATGAATAAAAACCGAATGTTCTTTTATGTTAAAGCTACTTTGAGGAAAAAGAAGG ATAAAGTGGAGGAGGTTGTCCCACCCCAGAAACCGGTGTGGGACAATGCGAACGTGGACGTGAGGGTGGCAGCTGTTAAACCACGCCCCACAAGCAGGTGCTTTGCTGTGGCCCCAGAAATGAAT TCACTGTGCAACAGCCAGGATATATCAGTGGATTCCCCATCGGTAACAGCAACTCCTAAAGGCCCGTTCTTGGGAATACCAAAAGGAACCATCCGCAGACAGACATCGATAG GGGTAactgaagaagaaaagcagTTCCTCACTCCTCCTATGTTAAAATTTACAAGAAGCCTATCAATGCCTGACACATCAGAGGACATTCCCCCACCACCAGCTATTTCCCCTCCATCTCCTCCCCACAACAATGCACCCACACCTGCTGGACATGGTTATGGCACAATCCGACCAGGCTTCACCCCTCAAAGTCCTACTGTGAACAATGCTCCTTCAGAAAGAACAGAGGCAAGCCTTGGTTCAGGTTGGAGAGACCAAGGAATGTATTACAGAGAAAACTCTGAACAGTACGATGCAGAAAACTACAGCAACAGTCCAACTGCTCAGCAGAGCCTTCATATGCGCCGGGCTCAGGTTCCTGAGAACCCATACTCGGATGTTGGAAAAATGGCTAATGCTGCTCTGTTTGTTCCAAACAAGCCTGCACGGAGAAAGGGCATGCTTGTGAAACAGTCTAATGTAGAGGACAGCCCAGAGAAGACCTGCTCCATCCCTATACCCACCATTATTATCAAGGAGCCCTCCACCAGCAGCAGTGGAAAGAGCAGCCAGGGCAGCAGTATGGAGATTGAGACGACTACACCCGACCACCCGGGCCAGCTCCGCCCAGAGGACAGCCTCGGTTCAGGAAGCCCTTTTGCAACTGCCATGGCTTCTAGTACGGTCAGGGAAAAACGGCTGGAGGTTCACAGAAATTCCCCATCTTTCAGATCCACGGATGCTGGTGATGAGGATGTGGCTCCCGCTCCTACCCCTCGTTTGCGACACTCAAAATCCATTGATGAAGGCATGTTTAGCAGCGATGAGCGTCTGCGCCGGCTCATGGCTCCCCCTTCCTCCCTGCTCAGCATTCCTCGAGGAGGGGGTAACGTGACCGACTTCAACAGCCCAGAACCCACCATGGTGCGGGAGGTACTCAACACAAGAACAGGTCAGAGTCCCATCAGCCTGCCAGCTCACAAGACCTACAGCTCAGGGAGCGGTAACTATGTTCACCCTGTCACTGGAAAACCGCTAGACCCCAATTCTCCATTAGCCTTAGCATTAGCTGCCAGAGACCGGGCCATGAGAGAGCAGTCACAGCCTATGCCACTTAAGAGTGACCAATTAAAACTGGACCTAAACAAGCCCCTTTTCATTGACACAAAACTCCGGCCCAGTGTCGAAGTGAGTTTTTCCAGCACTGCCACCATGGGCAGGCCACGGGGAGGCCTGCGGAGACAGATGACAGAGTCCAAGTATGAGACTGAGTCCAAGTTTCAGCTGGACCTGGGCAAGCCTGAGAAAAGGCCAGAGGAAAAGAAGAACATGATGATTGACATCGTGGACACATCCCAAAAGAAGTCAGCAGGGCTTCTTATGGTCCATACAACAGATGGGGCCAAAACTGAGGAGAACAGTCTGtcggaaggagagagagatgaggatgTTTGTCCTGACAGCACACCTGGGGAGCTTCGTGATCCCAATCAGCCAGCTCCTGCAAAGCCTGCAACACCAAAGCCTCTCTCTGCTGTGCCACCAAAAACCATGATCTCTGTCAGCTCTGTAGATGAGCCTGTCAAACTCCCCTTTGGTATCCCTCCACCACCTCTAGCGTCTGTTGACATCGATGAGGAGTTTGTGTTTGCTGAGCCTCTGCCTCCTCCATTAGAGTTTGCCAACAGTTTTGACATCCCAGAAGATCAATCAGGGGCACTCAATGTGCTACTCAAACAGAAATCCAACGGCATGAGTGGACCATCACTTGCTCCCTATTATACCCATTTAACCACAAGCAACTCCCGAGATCAGGAGATCAAGAGATCAACAGTTCTCACTAACTGCACACCTCCCAGTTTTCCTACAGGACCTCTGGAACCCTATGAGCCCATTATTGACTCAGGCATTGAAGTGGACAGCCGGAGCAGTGGAGACCCCCAACTGGAGACCACGAGTACGGTCTCCACTGTATCCAGCATCTCCACCTTATCGTCAGAAGGAGGAGAGACCCTGGACACTTGCATGGTCTATGCAGACGGTCAGGCCTTTTTGGTGGACAGGGCACAGGTTCTGCCCAAGCCTAAAGCCAAGTATGCCGTCAACAAGAGCAACGCACTTTACAAGGACGCCTTAAATGAGGAGACCATAAGCTCTTTCAGGGTGCCCTCCTCAATCCCCCCACCACCCCTGGGAACCGCCCCACCAGAGCCTCTAAAAACCCCAACACAAAGAACCTCAAAGCTTTGGGGTGAACCTCTGGATCTGAAAAACCCCCATGGACCAGAGACAAAACCCCAAGGCTTTACTGAAATAAACTCTGTTCTGCAACATGTCAGCAAAGACAAAGCACCAAAGCCAGGGGAAGCGCTAGACTCTCCCCCAGGATGTAGAACTCACTTTGGATTGAG AAATCAGGACGGTGTGTCCCTCATCTCAGGAACTCAGCCGAACCCCGGTGTGTCCTTCACCAATCAGCCCGGCCCGAACGTGCCTGTGCCATCACCGTGCCGACAGGCTGAGAGTTtgcatcatcaccaccatccctCAAGCCCAAGTATCACATCCCCTCCTCCAATTCTGAGTtgctcatcatcctcctcctctctaCCTGCGGTGAGCACCTCGTCCTCTGTACAGGGCCGAAGTCGCTCACCTTCGCCACTCTCGTTCCTCCAGGCTGCCTCCGGCAAGCCATTCGCCACCAAGGCAGTGCTTTCATGGACAAAAGAGGATGTGGCTGACTGGCTGGAAAGCCTCAACCTGGCCGAGCACAGAGATGCCTTCCTGGAGAACGACATAGAGGGCACACACCTGCCCAGCCTGCAGAAACAGGACCTAATTGACCTGGGAGTGACGCGCGTTGGTCATCGCATGAATATCGAGCGAGCACTCAAGCTGTTGCTCGACAGATGA